The Lysinibacillus timonensis nucleotide sequence GACTTGCAATGGGGATTTTAGTCGCAGCACTAACTTTAGGTTCAGCTTTACCGCATTTTGTAAAAGTGTTTTTTGTATCAGTAAATTGGCAAAGTGTTATTATAGTAACGTCATTATTAGCAATTCTGGCTAGTATAATTATTTATTACATTGTAGAAGATGCCCCACAAGAAGAAAAGAACACACCCTTTTCTTTTAAATTAATTAGAAAAGTAGTTAAAAATAAAGCGGCAATGCTAATAAACTACGGATATTTTGGACATAATTGGGAGTTATATGGAATGTGGACATGGCTACCAACATTTTTGGTGGCAAGCTTTGAAACTTCTTTACCACATGTGTCCGAATGGTATATTGCATTATCCTCGTTTTCAGTCATAGGTATTGCCGGTGGAATTGGTTGTATTGTAGGTGGTTTACTATCTGATAAGATAGGTAGAGCAAACTTAACGATTCTATCGATGGTTGTTAGCTCATTGTGTTGTATATTAATCGGATTTACCTTTGGGTATTCAATATGGTTGACCTTAACCATAGCCTTCATTTGGGGAGCTAGCATTATCTCTGATTCTGCCCAATTTTCAGCAGCAGTGTCCGAAGAAACAGATAGAGAATACGTTGGTACAGCTCTTACATTTCAAATGTGTATTGGCTTTTTAATAACGATATTCTCCATTAATTTAGTACCTATTGTTCAAACGTTGATAGGATGGGAATGGGTATTTTTAATTTTAGCAATTGGTCCTATTTTAGGTACATTCGCGATGATCCAATATAAGCGTTCCCAAGTTAATTAATACTTTGATTTTTGAAATTTATAGAAGAGTTAATGGCTGATTTCACATGAGAAAGAGTAATCTTGAGCTAATAAACTCGTTATAACCTCTGGAGTTCCGCCTTTTTTCGTAGCATTTGTCACTGGTAAAGCGAATTTCTTTATTATTCAAATAAGATGCTCTCAAACCAATCTTAGAAAAAATGGAGTCTCTTGAGAGAGAAGTAAAATCAATCCAACAGGCCCAAGTAAAATTACAAGAAATGTTAACAGAAAAAGAATAACACTAAGAAGATTAAACAAACTATTGTTGAGCTCACAACTAACCTATAAAAGCCGATCCCAACCAGAAGGGGATCGGTTTTTATATGATATGAGATAATTCATTATTTTGGATTTATGGTAATCTATAAGGAGTAACGGATCAGTAGAAAAGGGGTTCCATTTTGCGTATTATCTCGATGATTTTAATTACAACAATCAGCTTAATAGGGGTTTGGTTATTTGAGCTCTTCGGCTTTCCTGTCCCTTGGATGCTTGGACCACTTTTTGCGATGCTAATAAGTCAATTTTTTATTCGCAAAATTCCATTAGAGTGGCCAGTATATTTACGAAATTTTGGTCTTGTTATTGTTGGGGTTTCGATAGGCCAATCTTTCCAATTTCATTTGTTTGCCGGCATGGGCTGGCTAGTTGTTTTTATGCTTATCCTCAATATTACTTTAGTGATCGCTTCTGTCCTTCTTGCATTAGGGGTTCAAAAAGTAGGAAAAATTTCATTAAAAACTGCATTAACTAGTACAGTTCCTGGAGGCTTATCCCAGATTGTTACATTTGCAGAGGAAGAAAAAGATATTAACTTTGCAATTGTTACCTATTTTCATGTTGTACGTGTAATAAGTATCGTAATCATTATTCCCTTTATAGTTTCAGGACATATAGTGAAACCTGTTGAGGAATTTGAATTTAGCCTCCTAACGTTTTGGCCAGTAGTTTTATTCATAACAGTAGCTTGGTTATGTGCGATTTTAGGAAAAAAAATAAAAATTCCTGTTACATTCTTTTTATCACCTGTCCTTCTCGTTATTGGTTTACAAGTTATATCAGTTGACACGCCAGAAATGCCAGTTTGGTTATTACATGCCGCACAACTATTAATTGGCGCATACATAGGTTTACTATTAAAACCAAAAATGTTGAAGATTGGGGCACGTAATTTAGTTATTGGAATCGTTAGCGCATTATGTCTTCTAGCTATTACTTATACTCAAGGGTTAATATTGGTATACTTTTTAGATTATTCACTCCCAACAAGCTTCTTAAGTACAGCTGCTGGTGGGCTAGACCAAATGAGTCTCCTTGCAACTGCAGTAGGAGCAGACGTTTCAATTGTTACGGTATTTCAAATGTTTCGTTTACTATTCGTATTTATTGTCGTCTTACCGTTGTTAAAACTTTTATGTACATGGATTGATAGGAAAAGTGCACAAATTCAAAGAGAAAATGTAGATGTTTTTAAATAATTTAAGAGAATAAGTTAATTCTAACATGCCATATTAAAAAGAATTGTCCGTCGAAAAGACAGCAATTCTTTTTATTTAACCCTTAAACGGAGAGTGGCAGAATGAATAAAGGTAATATATTTACTTGGATCTTTGCTTATTTAATCATGATCATTTCAATTGATGAAGTCTCAGCATATGAGTCGACAAGTAAAACTTTATCCTTAGAAGAGTTTGTTCCTAACGAAAACTTCATTATGGAAAGTTATTTGAAGGGGGGAAATAATTTACAAATAAACCTAATATCTAAAACAGACTCTTTGATGATGGGCAAGGGGGCTCAAATAATTGGCATAATCCCGAAAGGTAAGGAAGTTACATTAAAAACGATTATAGGAAACCTAGGCATAATTGATTTCAAAGGGATGCGCGGTATTATTAAACTAAGTGACTTTGTTCATAAAAATTTAGTCAATCCAAAAAAGAATATTGGTTACACGGAAATGGAAAATTTGATTATTCTCTTTTCAAATTTATATCCACAATTTACTGAGTTAGTACGATTTGGCACTTCTGTTGAAGGAAGAACATTGTATGCATTAAAAGTAGGAAATGGTAAAAAAGAAATATTAATTGATGCTTCCGTACATGCTAGAGAACACATAACAACGAATGTTTTACTAGAAATGATAGATCTATACACTATGGCATATGCGGAAAATTCTAAATTTGATGGATACAATGTAAAAGCAATTTTAGACAATGTAAGTATTTGGTTCGTGCCGATGATGAATCCGGATGGGGTTACTTTAGTTCAATCAAAATCGAATTTTTCTCTAGGAACATTAATCTTAAATGATGGAAGCACAAATTTTAATCGTTGGAAGGCCAATATAAGGGGGACTGACTTAAATCGTAATTTTGATGGAGGATGGACAACAAAAGATTCGTCTCTATCTCCAGCATATAAGGATTATAAAGGGGAAAAGCCCTTTTCAGAGCCGGAATCAACTGCATTAAGAGATTATATTAGTAAAAGGAATATCAAATCTTACATTTCCTACCATAGTTCAGGTGCTGTTCTATATTACTATCATCATCAAAAAGGGGACGACTTAAAACGTGATTTAGCGCTTGTTCATAAGCTAAGTAAGGTGACAGGTTATAGTATAATGGCTCCAACTGGAGAATCGGGTTCTGGTGCGTCGGCGGATTGGTTTATTATGACTTATCAGTTACCTGGTATAACAGTAGAAATTGGACCTCCTGTTGAAGAATCTGTAGTTCCATTAAAATATTGGGATAGTATTTGGAAAGAGAATAAAAAGGTAGGGTTAGTTGCCGCAATTGAGGCTGCTTCAAGGGTTGATAATTTAAACTAGAGAAAATGAAAAAATTAACTTAACATTTTATAAGGAAATTATTAATTTTGACAATATAACTTATTTCACTCAATTTTCATAAATTACTATGTATAACCCGATTGTTGCGAATACCTAAACAATGGTATGATGTTAATAGCACTCATTTGTCGATGTGTGCCTATTAATGAGGAGATTTTGACATATTATGCAAAACTACTTGGACTTATGGGCTAAGACGGTCAAGACAGGTATTATTAAATCGAATTTAATACCAATGATTGCCGCACTTATGCTCGCAATATATACGTACGAACTAGACTTTGTGGATAACATTCCAAATATTATTTATTCTTTTTTGGGTAGTGCTCTAATTATAGGTGCTGCAGGTTCATTTAATAACTTATACGATCGTGATATAGATTTAAAAATGCAGCGAACTAAAAATCGACCAACCGTAACGGGTGAGTTATCAACGACAATAGTGCTAACTGTTGCGATTATTATGTTATTGATTGGTTTAATTTTATTGTCATTGACAACTTGGTTAGCAGCCTTTTTAGGATTTTTAGGCGTCTTTTTTTATGTAGTGCCATATACAATGTGGACTAAAAGAAGAACGATTTGGAATACAGAAGTTGGAAGTATATCTGGTGCAATGCCTCCGTTAATTGGTTGGGCATCAGTAGCTCCGACAATATGGCATCCGGCTGTTTGGGCACTTTTTTTTATTATGGTTATTTGGCAAATGCCTCATTTCTACGCTATTGCAATTCGTAAAAAGGATGACTATGCAGCTGCTGGGATACCGATGCTACCTGTAGTCAAAGGAATTCGGAGAACATACATTCAAACGAACATTTATTTAGTCATATTGACTTTAACTAGTCTATTGTTTATCCCGTTAAGTTGGGGCTTAACATTAGCCTCTTTTATCTTAGGAGTTATTTGGCTTTGGTTAAGCTTTGTCGGTTATCATAAGATGGAAGGGAAAACATGGGCAAACAAGATGTTTGGATATTCACTCTTCTTTATGACTGTAGAATTTGCGACTGTAATTATTTATTCGGCAGTATCTATAATATTTGGCTAGTTCATTAAAAACCTGAGTATAATGCTCAGGTTTTTTTACTTCTCATATTGGTTGTTATGGAATTATTGAAACCGGTTTCATGTTAAGGAATCAAAAAAATACAAAGATGATTTCCTTTCTAGAAATAACCTAGTACAGTATATAGTACAGATGTTGTTGTGAAAACGCTTTATTTTTAAGGTTTTTATTTAGATTGAAAGAAGAGTTTTAAATCAAGCCGATATGTTATACAACAATTTTTTCGAAATTGTGAACGAAATTGTGATAAAAATGTTACATTTGGACGCTAGCTGTGTTAAGTGTTCAAGATGAGTGGTAAACTAAGACCATCATAAAAAGTATTACTCAAGCTACTTTTTATGAAGAACGCTCTTTAGTAATAGTGATTAGTAAAGCTCATTTAACCTTTTAAAAGTTTGTTCGACAAGATATATAACCTCCCCTATAATTATATATTTACTTTTGAAAAGGTCAGTCAAAAAAATCGGCTCTTGTAAAGGAGCCGATTTTTTTCTATATTCTCACTACTGAATAGCTTGATGACAGTGATTTTCCTTTAACAATAATTTCTCAGATTCGGTAAGTAAATTAGAAATATAAATTATGATTTTAAAATAGAAATCTCATGTAAATAATCTGCTAAAACACGTAATCCCTTATCAAAGTTTTCAAGATGGAAATGTTCGTTTGGCGCGTGGAAATTTTCACTATCTAAACCAAAGCCCATTAGAACAACCGGTTTATTTAATATTTGATCAAAGGATGCAACAATAGGGATTGAACCGCCTGCACGTACAAAGGCAGTTGGAACATTATAAACTCGCTCATAAGATCGACCAGCAGCTTGAATAACTGGGTGATCAAAAGGTGTTATAAAAGGTGCGCCTTTATCAAATTCAGTAATCGAAATCTCTATACCAGCAGGTTTATGTTGCTCGACATGTTTACGAAGCAATTCAACAATTTCAACTGGATCTTGATTTGGTACTAATCGGCAAGTTATTTTCGCTCCTGCTTCAGCGGGGAGTACGGTTTTTATACCTTCGCCGGAAAAACCTCCAAATATACCGTTCACTTCTAGCGTTGGGCGTGCCCATGTTTGTTCTAAATAGGAATATCCTTTTTCTCCGAACAGTTCTTTAACACCAATTTCTTCTTTTAACTTAACCTCATTAAAATTTAAATCTCGATAAGCTTGTCGCTCTTCATCAGTAAGAGGGAGGACCTTGTCATAAAAACCTTCAACGAGAATTTTCCCCTGATCATCACGGAATGATGCGAGAATTTCAGTTAATGCGTGTATGGCATTTTGTACGCCTCCACCATATGAACCAGAATGAAGATCCCCTTTGGCACCGCGCACGTCAATTTGAACTCCAGTCAAACCTCGGAGTGCATAACAAACAGCAGGCTTACCAGGTGCGTAAAGACCCGTATCCGAAATTAAAATTAAATCACTTGCTAACCGTTCCTTATGTTTTTCCACATATGCTGGAAGATTAGGACTCCCAATTTCTTCTTCACCTTCGTAAATAAATTTGACATTCACAGGAAGTGTACCTTCCGTTTCGAACAATGCTTCAATCATTTTC carries:
- a CDS encoding MFS transporter; protein product: MDSRAWKALVWIGLSELLALSLWFSASVISPQLIHQWNLDKSLEGWLSSAVPLGFVIGALVSSLFGMADRFNPRGIFALAALCGALLNSLLIFTDHAFWGILLRILTGISLAGVYPIAVKMISLWFPKRRGLAMGILVAALTLGSALPHFVKVFFVSVNWQSVIIVTSLLAILASIIIYYIVEDAPQEEKNTPFSFKLIRKVVKNKAAMLINYGYFGHNWELYGMWTWLPTFLVASFETSLPHVSEWYIALSSFSVIGIAGGIGCIVGGLLSDKIGRANLTILSMVVSSLCCILIGFTFGYSIWLTLTIAFIWGASIISDSAQFSAAVSEETDREYVGTALTFQMCIGFLITIFSINLVPIVQTLIGWEWVFLILAIGPILGTFAMIQYKRSQVN
- a CDS encoding AbrB family transcriptional regulator, translated to MRIISMILITTISLIGVWLFELFGFPVPWMLGPLFAMLISQFFIRKIPLEWPVYLRNFGLVIVGVSIGQSFQFHLFAGMGWLVVFMLILNITLVIASVLLALGVQKVGKISLKTALTSTVPGGLSQIVTFAEEEKDINFAIVTYFHVVRVISIVIIIPFIVSGHIVKPVEEFEFSLLTFWPVVLFITVAWLCAILGKKIKIPVTFFLSPVLLVIGLQVISVDTPEMPVWLLHAAQLLIGAYIGLLLKPKMLKIGARNLVIGIVSALCLLAITYTQGLILVYFLDYSLPTSFLSTAAGGLDQMSLLATAVGADVSIVTVFQMFRLLFVFIVVLPLLKLLCTWIDRKSAQIQRENVDVFK
- a CDS encoding M14 family zinc carboxypeptidase, whose protein sequence is MNKGNIFTWIFAYLIMIISIDEVSAYESTSKTLSLEEFVPNENFIMESYLKGGNNLQINLISKTDSLMMGKGAQIIGIIPKGKEVTLKTIIGNLGIIDFKGMRGIIKLSDFVHKNLVNPKKNIGYTEMENLIILFSNLYPQFTELVRFGTSVEGRTLYALKVGNGKKEILIDASVHAREHITTNVLLEMIDLYTMAYAENSKFDGYNVKAILDNVSIWFVPMMNPDGVTLVQSKSNFSLGTLILNDGSTNFNRWKANIRGTDLNRNFDGGWTTKDSSLSPAYKDYKGEKPFSEPESTALRDYISKRNIKSYISYHSSGAVLYYYHHQKGDDLKRDLALVHKLSKVTGYSIMAPTGESGSGASADWFIMTYQLPGITVEIGPPVEESVVPLKYWDSIWKENKKVGLVAAIEAASRVDNLN
- the cyoE gene encoding heme o synthase, which produces MQNYLDLWAKTVKTGIIKSNLIPMIAALMLAIYTYELDFVDNIPNIIYSFLGSALIIGAAGSFNNLYDRDIDLKMQRTKNRPTVTGELSTTIVLTVAIIMLLIGLILLSLTTWLAAFLGFLGVFFYVVPYTMWTKRRTIWNTEVGSISGAMPPLIGWASVAPTIWHPAVWALFFIMVIWQMPHFYAIAIRKKDDYAAAGIPMLPVVKGIRRTYIQTNIYLVILTLTSLLFIPLSWGLTLASFILGVIWLWLSFVGYHKMEGKTWANKMFGYSLFFMTVEFATVIIYSAVSIIFG
- a CDS encoding dipeptidase, with amino-acid sequence MSHLQAIDSYFAKHREKHLEELFEFLRIPSISSLSEHKTDMQNAANWLANALRKLNIENVSVDQTNGHPVVYGEWLHAEGKPTILFYGHYDVQPVDPLNLWVSEPFHPEIRENKLYARGASDDKGQVFMHLKMIEALFETEGTLPVNVKFIYEGEEEIGSPNLPAYVEKHKERLASDLILISDTGLYAPGKPAVCYALRGLTGVQIDVRGAKGDLHSGSYGGGVQNAIHALTEILASFRDDQGKILVEGFYDKVLPLTDEERQAYRDLNFNEVKLKEEIGVKELFGEKGYSYLEQTWARPTLEVNGIFGGFSGEGIKTVLPAEAGAKITCRLVPNQDPVEIVELLRKHVEQHKPAGIEISITEFDKGAPFITPFDHPVIQAAGRSYERVYNVPTAFVRAGGSIPIVASFDQILNKPVVLMGFGLDSENFHAPNEHFHLENFDKGLRVLADYLHEISILKS